The following are encoded in a window of Gossypium arboreum mitochondrion, complete genome genomic DNA:
- the sdh3 gene encoding succinate dehydrogenase subunit 3 — MVFKEKKEILLKLSSFLCNDLIRRANRSSNILRPHLPIYKPQLTSTFPISHRISGAFLATILLFFYLLCLKIGLICFTYTNFYQFFFYSSKLLLISVSIAALALSYYLYNGVRHLLTDFSVFIFLRTDFSGFILIFLRIAIYLI, encoded by the coding sequence ATGGTATTTAAGGAAAAGAAAGAGATTTTATTAAAACTTTCATCTTTCCTATGTAATGATCTAATCAGACGTGCTAATCGTAGTTCAAATATCCTTCGTCCTCATCTTCCTATTTATAAGCCACAGCTTACTTCGACGTTTCCAATTTCCCATAGAATCTCCGGGGCTTTCCTAGCCACTATACTTTTGTTTTTTTATCTTCTTTGTCTGAAAATAGGTTTGATTTGCTTCACCTATACGAATTTCTACCAATTCTTCTTTTATTCATCAAAGCTTCTCCTAATTTCCGTCTCAATTGCTGCCTTAGCCCTGTCCTATTATCTGTATAATGGGGTTCGTCATTTATTGACGGATTTTTCGGTATTTATCTTTCTAAGAACGGATTTTTCGGGATTTATCTTGATTTTTCTTAGAATTGCAATTTATTTAATTTAG